TCATGGCGTGCTCGCGAAGAACTCGGACACCTGGCGTTCCACGTCCAGCACGAGCGCAGTCCGGGTCAGGTCCCGCTTGTCGGACTCGTGCCGCAACGCCGGATTCGCCTTGTAACGACGCACGGCCTCGCGCACGACGTCCTCGCCGATGCGATCCCGGTGCACGACGGCGTCCACCAGTGTCCGGTACCGGTCGTAGATCATCGCGTCGCAACCGCGGTTGACCTCGTGCCACCGCGCGCCGATGTCGAAGGTCCGCGGGTCGTACTCGAACACCACGACGGGCAACCGGAACCTACCCTCCCGCGTGGTGCCGCGCGGCACGGCGATCTGCACCCGCTTCGGGACGGCATCGGCGAAGCCGTGCCAGGCGAGGGCGCTTTCCAGGCAGGCGACCGAGCCCGGCAGGCCGCTCGTGGCGTCCCAGATGTCCAGCCACAACGTCTCGCGGTCGCCGGTCTTGAAGTACCGGTCGCCGGGCTCCCGCTGGAACACCTCACCCTGGTCGACGAGGTCGCCGAGATCGCGCACGGTCAGGCCGACGGCCTCGGCCTCGGCGAGGAAGAACTGCGCGGTGAGCCGGCTCAGGTCCTTGGTCACGCCCAACCCTAAGTCGCCTCTCCGGCGATCAGCCGTTCAGGCGAGGTGGACGTGGAGATCACCCGGCTCGCAGAGCTCTGCGGAGTTCGCGCAGGTGGTCCATCAGGCCAGGGCACACCCACACGCCATCGCGCCGCGGCATCCGGGCCAGGACCTCCGCCAGATCTCCGCGTCCGCCGCCAGGGCGTGCAGTCCGAGCACCATCTCCCGGCGTTCGAACGGGGGCAGGAGGTACCACCTCACCCCGCCCAGCTCCCACGCCGTGGTCACGCAGAGCCCACCGCCGTGCAGGTTGAGCACCACGAACACCGGGTCGTCCTTCGGCTCGCCCGCCGACGAACGTCGTCACCAGCCCGAAGACGTGCTCCACAGGAACCTTCCCCCGGCGTTAGATTCGATCAATGACGCATTCTGCTCTCAACGGGGAGGCCGAGGGGGTGCGGGACCGGGTGCGGGAGCTGCTCGCCGCGCACGATCCCCGGACCACCGACCGGCTGGAGTTCCTGCGGGCCCGGTTCGACGCGGGGCTGGCGTGGGTGCACTACCCCGTCGGGCTCGGTGGGCTGGCCGCGCCCAGGGAGCTGCAACGGGTCGTCGACGCCGAGCTGGACGAGGCGGGGGCGCCGGACAACGACCCCCGGCGCATCGGCATCGGGCTGGGCATGGCCGCGCCGACCGTCCTGACCTACGGAACCGAGG
The window above is part of the Allokutzneria albata genome. Proteins encoded here:
- a CDS encoding type IV toxin-antitoxin system AbiEi family antitoxin domain-containing protein, which produces MTKDLSRLTAQFFLAEAEAVGLTVRDLGDLVDQGEVFQREPGDRYFKTGDRETLWLDIWDATSGLPGSVACLESALAWHGFADAVPKRVQIAVPRGTTREGRFRLPVVVFEYDPRTFDIGARWHEVNRGCDAMIYDRYRTLVDAVVHRDRIGEDVVREAVRRYKANPALRHESDKRDLTRTALVLDVERQVSEFFASTP